One genomic region from Longimicrobium sp. encodes:
- a CDS encoding M28 family metallopeptidase, with translation MTLRIRAAALPLAFSLLAISTLSAQQRPAATSPGAAPGGEDPRLREIAAATQTSRVEADIRRLAGFGTRHTLSDTVSRTRGIGAARRWLFDEFTRISQACGGCLEVRYVDDVVPGSTERGSRIPRDTRVVNVVAIQRGRTDPNRFVLVQGHYDSRVNDVMDSTSDAPGANDDASGVAVALESARVLSKYQFDGSVVYAAIAGEEQGLNGSEIFARFAKAQGWKIEGVLNNDIVGNSRGMRGDVDNTRARVFGPGIPVTASQAELRRYLYSGGELDTPSRELMRYVDEIARQYVANLDVMMVYRLDRFGRGGDHTPFFNQGFPAVRITELWEDYTRQHQSLRTENGVRYGDTPDMVDYVYVAKMAALNATSLASLAWAPPAPDSVSISGAVTPNTTLRWKAVQAPDLAGYRIYWREPESATWQFSRWVGNVTEAVLPGIVIDNYFFAVAAVDREGHESRAVFPVPGTGR, from the coding sequence GTGACCCTGCGCATCCGTGCGGCCGCGCTCCCGCTCGCCTTCTCCCTGCTCGCGATCTCCACCCTCTCCGCCCAGCAGCGGCCCGCGGCCACGTCTCCCGGCGCCGCGCCCGGCGGCGAGGACCCGCGCCTGCGCGAGATCGCCGCGGCCACGCAGACCTCGCGCGTGGAGGCCGACATCCGGCGGCTGGCGGGCTTCGGCACGCGCCACACCCTCAGCGACACCGTCTCGCGCACGCGGGGGATCGGGGCCGCGCGGCGGTGGCTGTTCGACGAGTTCACCCGCATCTCCCAGGCGTGCGGCGGCTGTCTCGAAGTGCGCTACGTGGACGACGTCGTTCCCGGCAGCACCGAGCGCGGATCCCGCATCCCCCGCGACACGCGCGTGGTGAACGTCGTCGCCATCCAGCGCGGGCGGACGGATCCCAACCGCTTCGTCCTGGTCCAGGGGCACTACGACTCGCGCGTGAACGACGTGATGGACAGCACCAGCGACGCCCCCGGCGCCAACGACGACGCGTCGGGCGTGGCCGTGGCGCTGGAGAGCGCGCGGGTGCTGTCGAAGTACCAGTTCGACGGCAGCGTCGTCTACGCCGCCATCGCGGGCGAGGAGCAGGGGCTGAACGGGAGCGAGATCTTCGCGCGCTTCGCCAAGGCGCAGGGATGGAAGATCGAGGGGGTGCTGAACAACGACATCGTGGGCAACTCACGGGGGATGCGGGGCGACGTGGACAACACCCGCGCGCGCGTGTTCGGCCCCGGCATCCCCGTCACCGCCTCGCAGGCGGAGCTGCGGAGATACCTGTACTCGGGGGGAGAGCTGGACACCCCGTCGCGCGAGCTGATGCGCTACGTGGACGAGATCGCGCGGCAGTACGTGGCGAATCTCGACGTGATGATGGTCTACCGGCTCGACCGCTTCGGCCGCGGCGGCGACCACACGCCGTTCTTCAACCAGGGCTTCCCGGCGGTGCGCATCACCGAGCTGTGGGAGGACTACACGCGCCAGCACCAGAGCCTGCGCACGGAGAACGGCGTCCGCTACGGCGACACGCCCGACATGGTGGACTACGTGTACGTGGCGAAGATGGCGGCGCTGAACGCCACCTCGCTGGCGTCGCTGGCTTGGGCGCCGCCCGCGCCCGACAGCGTGTCCATCTCCGGCGCGGTGACGCCGAACACCACGCTGCGCTGGAAGGCGGTGCAGGCGCCCGACCTGGCCGGCTACCGCATCTACTGGCGCGAGCCGGAGAGCGCGACGTGGCAGTTCTCGCGCTGGGTGGGCAACGTCACCGAGGCCGTGCTCCCCGGGATCGTGATCGACAACTACTTCTTCGCCGTGGCCGCCGTCGACCGCGAGGGTCACGAGAGCCGCGCCGTGTTCCCGGTGCCGGGTACGGGGCGGTAG
- a CDS encoding AAA family ATPase translates to MRIMRIMSRPRRTRIMRPEPLQPLEGKVTAPINIWSTYGLAANPFFQEELRSDPAAFYPITLHVGREDELRLAARQLGGGPSSRIVVEGAPGIGKTSFVNKLKAELSSAGMLTHAEPVRIVADSTVLSFVADVLRVLLRVRSAALLPVDAFWTRTARLVEGEDTMAGGVTLGPVGVSFQGGRVPAEAPLGTLYEVVAEGVDRLARELSTGILLHVNNLENLSESEASQASRLMRDLRDFLLLPGAHWIFAGASGVDDTVFRAYDQVAGIFPEPIVLNALTQAEVSELIRRRYAFLTVNRTAMVPPVDPEVAAGLYQLYQGDLRNFLRLLSDAAALALGVEGIEPMTSERIVAVAAPRYAKSIERRIGAADMAYLSQAVRKSMGGEVNVTAIAQTTGLGQSGASRLMSRLRESGLVVQSRTEGKRVFYRPAGQVLIALGIPPGAD, encoded by the coding sequence ATGCGCATTATGCGCATCATGTCTCGTCCCCGCCGCACCCGCATCATGCGCCCCGAGCCCCTCCAACCATTGGAGGGGAAAGTTACAGCGCCTATAAACATATGGAGTACATACGGGCTTGCCGCAAACCCGTTTTTCCAGGAGGAACTCAGGTCCGATCCGGCAGCGTTCTACCCGATCACGCTGCACGTAGGACGTGAGGACGAACTGCGACTGGCTGCACGGCAACTGGGAGGAGGCCCTAGTTCGCGCATAGTGGTCGAAGGGGCACCGGGGATCGGAAAGACGAGCTTCGTAAACAAGCTCAAAGCCGAATTGAGCAGCGCCGGCATGCTCACCCACGCCGAGCCGGTGCGGATCGTGGCTGACAGCACAGTCCTGAGCTTCGTGGCCGACGTGCTGCGGGTGCTTCTCCGCGTGCGATCCGCGGCACTGCTCCCTGTGGATGCGTTCTGGACTCGCACGGCACGGCTTGTGGAGGGTGAGGATACGATGGCGGGCGGGGTGACACTCGGTCCTGTTGGCGTATCGTTCCAGGGCGGGCGCGTTCCGGCGGAAGCGCCGCTCGGCACCCTTTACGAGGTGGTAGCAGAAGGGGTGGACAGGCTGGCGCGCGAGCTGAGTACCGGAATCCTCCTTCACGTCAACAATCTCGAAAACCTGAGCGAGAGCGAAGCGTCTCAAGCCTCACGGCTGATGCGCGATCTTCGGGACTTCCTGCTGCTGCCCGGCGCTCATTGGATTTTCGCGGGTGCCTCCGGTGTGGACGATACGGTCTTTCGGGCGTACGATCAGGTGGCCGGGATCTTTCCCGAGCCCATCGTCCTCAATGCGCTGACGCAAGCCGAGGTTTCCGAACTGATTCGCCGCCGCTACGCGTTCCTCACTGTTAACCGGACAGCAATGGTGCCGCCGGTAGACCCCGAAGTGGCGGCCGGGCTGTACCAGCTCTACCAAGGCGATCTGAGGAACTTCCTGCGGCTCCTCAGCGACGCGGCTGCGCTGGCGCTGGGCGTGGAAGGGATCGAGCCAATGACCTCGGAGCGAATCGTCGCCGTAGCAGCACCGCGATACGCCAAGAGCATCGAGCGTCGGATCGGCGCGGCGGACATGGCATACCTGTCGCAAGCCGTTCGCAAGAGCATGGGCGGCGAAGTGAATGTGACAGCAATCGCTCAGACGACAGGCCTCGGGCAGTCAGGTGCAAGCCGGCTGATGTCACGACTCCGCGAGTCAGGTCTAGTCGTCCAGAGCCGGACTGAGGGCAAGCGCGTATTCTACCGCCCGGCGGGACAGGTGTTGATTGCGCTCGGCATTCCTCCCGGCGCGGACTGA
- a CDS encoding HAD family acid phosphatase, translating to MYRRASVVLLFAAAACTRPAPVAPAPAPAPPADERRMPQPPHPVPVPENSPRMTAVPLPPTAAVGAIHWWRNSAERTAAFVQAYRWAGDRLRELAAREPRGTWAVIMDADETVLDNSTYQFRRNPQGQGYSDESWTAWVNEEAAPATPGAAEFTRLVHELGGRVAIVTNRDDPLCPQTRENLRKVAIIADAVLCRVAGRSDKNPRFEQVRTGTGTGLPALKVLMWVGDNIQDFPGLTQAARTQPAALAEFGRTYILLPNPMYGSWERNPFQ from the coding sequence ATGTACCGTCGAGCGTCCGTCGTCCTGCTGTTTGCCGCCGCGGCGTGCACGCGGCCCGCGCCCGTTGCGCCGGCACCCGCGCCCGCGCCGCCCGCCGACGAGCGGCGGATGCCGCAGCCGCCGCACCCCGTGCCCGTTCCCGAGAACTCGCCGCGGATGACGGCGGTGCCGCTGCCGCCCACGGCCGCGGTGGGCGCCATCCACTGGTGGCGCAACTCGGCCGAGCGCACCGCCGCGTTCGTGCAGGCCTACCGCTGGGCCGGCGACCGCCTGCGCGAGCTGGCCGCGCGCGAGCCGCGCGGCACCTGGGCGGTGATCATGGACGCCGACGAGACGGTGCTGGACAACTCCACCTACCAGTTCCGCCGCAACCCGCAGGGCCAGGGCTACTCCGACGAGAGCTGGACGGCGTGGGTGAACGAGGAGGCCGCGCCCGCCACCCCCGGCGCGGCGGAGTTCACGCGGCTGGTGCACGAGCTGGGCGGGCGCGTGGCCATCGTCACCAATCGCGACGACCCCCTCTGCCCGCAGACGCGCGAGAACCTGCGGAAGGTGGCGATCATTGCCGACGCGGTGCTCTGCCGGGTCGCCGGCCGCAGCGACAAGAACCCGCGCTTCGAGCAGGTGCGCACGGGCACCGGCACCGGTCTCCCCGCGCTGAAGGTGCTGATGTGGGTGGGCGACAACATCCAGGATTTCCCTGGCTTGACGCAGGCGGCGCGCACCCAGCCCGCCGCGCTGGCCGAGTTCGGCCGCACGTACATCCTCCTCCCCAACCCGATGTACGGCTCCTGGGAGCGCAACCCGTTCCAGTGA
- a CDS encoding cytochrome d ubiquinol oxidase subunit II, with protein MLADLAAGLALVALIAYAVLAGADFGGGIWDAFARGPRRDAQRDAIARAMGPVWEANHVWLIFVVVLLFSCFPPAYAALSVALFAPFHLVLLGIILRGAAFVFRAYSPQSVRRPGKPGRAARRWGAVFGAASVITPVLLGMCLGAVSTGALRVIDGRVAMEGAPWLRPLALAMGGFALAICAYLAAVYLANETEGDLREDFRRRALLAGTAVVAMSALMLPLLYLEAPHLWRGLLSLRAAPVVALGVAAALLSGWALWKRRPRLARTATIAQTACLLAGWGIAQHPYLIYPDVTVHGAAAHEATLRFVLWSTPFGMALLLPSLWWLFRVFKGPSMGWVDED; from the coding sequence GTGCTGGCTGACCTGGCGGCGGGGCTCGCGCTGGTGGCGCTGATCGCCTACGCGGTGCTGGCGGGCGCGGACTTCGGCGGCGGCATCTGGGACGCGTTCGCCCGCGGGCCAAGGCGGGACGCGCAGCGCGACGCCATCGCCCGCGCCATGGGGCCGGTGTGGGAGGCCAACCACGTGTGGCTGATCTTCGTCGTCGTCCTCCTCTTCTCCTGCTTCCCGCCGGCGTACGCGGCGCTCTCCGTGGCCCTCTTCGCCCCGTTCCACCTGGTGCTGCTGGGGATCATCCTGCGCGGCGCGGCGTTCGTCTTCCGCGCCTACTCGCCGCAGAGCGTGCGGCGGCCGGGAAAGCCCGGGCGCGCGGCGCGGCGCTGGGGCGCGGTGTTCGGCGCCGCGAGCGTCATCACCCCCGTGCTGCTGGGGATGTGCCTCGGCGCGGTGAGCACGGGCGCGCTGCGGGTGATCGATGGACGCGTGGCGATGGAGGGCGCGCCGTGGCTGCGGCCGCTGGCGCTGGCGATGGGTGGCTTCGCGCTGGCGATCTGCGCCTACCTCGCGGCCGTCTATCTCGCGAACGAGACGGAGGGCGACCTGCGCGAGGACTTCCGCCGCCGCGCGCTCCTGGCCGGCACCGCGGTGGTGGCGATGAGCGCGCTGATGCTGCCGCTGCTCTACCTCGAGGCGCCGCACCTGTGGCGGGGACTGCTGAGCCTGCGCGCCGCGCCGGTGGTCGCGCTCGGCGTGGCCGCGGCGCTGCTGAGCGGATGGGCGCTCTGGAAGCGTCGCCCGCGGCTCGCGCGCACGGCCACCATCGCGCAGACGGCCTGCCTCCTCGCGGGATGGGGGATCGCGCAGCACCCGTACCTGATCTACCCCGACGTCACGGTGCACGGCGCCGCCGCGCACGAGGCCACGCTGCGCTTCGTCCTCTGGTCCACGCCGTTCGGGATGGCGTTGCTGCTGCCGTCGCTCTGGTGGCTCTTCCGTGTGTTCAAGGGTCCGTCGATGGGGTGGGTGGATGAAGATTGA
- a CDS encoding cytochrome ubiquinol oxidase subunit I, whose protein sequence is METLTAARAQMEVSLAFHMVFAALGIGMPLLMAIAEARWLRTGRAEYRDLARKWAKATALTFAIGAVSGTALSFELGLLWPRFMELAGGIVGPAFALEGYAFFLEAIFLGLYLYGWDRLSPRAHLWTGIGVAVSGMISGVLVVAANAWMQEPAGVRFVGGQATEVSALAPFLSPAWLQMALHSTLSCYIATGFAAAGVYALGMLRGRRDAYHRAGLTLALSVGTVAALLQPVSGHISAAHVARNQPAKLAAAEAHFETQRGAPVIVGGIPDMEARTVRGAIRIPRLLSFLATEDFDGEVKGLDAFPRAEWPNVAIAHLAFDVMVGAAFAMIGLGVWFWGMRWKKRKPGRWLLRALVIGSPLGIVALEAGWIVTEVGRQPWIVRGVMLTRDGVTPAAGVAATFFGFSVLYLVLGTALALLLRRLATGAPPAAAAPPTSDAEVARAG, encoded by the coding sequence ATGGAGACGCTGACGGCGGCGCGCGCGCAGATGGAGGTCTCGCTCGCGTTCCACATGGTGTTCGCGGCGCTGGGGATCGGGATGCCGCTGCTGATGGCCATCGCCGAGGCGCGGTGGCTGCGCACCGGCCGCGCCGAGTACCGCGACCTGGCCCGCAAGTGGGCCAAGGCCACGGCGCTCACCTTCGCCATCGGCGCCGTTTCCGGCACGGCGCTGTCGTTCGAGCTGGGGCTGCTCTGGCCGCGCTTCATGGAGCTGGCGGGCGGCATCGTGGGCCCCGCCTTCGCGCTCGAGGGCTACGCCTTCTTCCTCGAGGCCATCTTCCTCGGCCTCTACCTCTACGGCTGGGACCGCCTCTCCCCCCGCGCGCACCTGTGGACCGGCATCGGTGTGGCGGTCAGCGGGATGATCTCCGGCGTCCTCGTCGTCGCCGCGAACGCGTGGATGCAGGAGCCGGCCGGCGTGCGCTTCGTCGGCGGGCAGGCGACGGAGGTCAGCGCGCTGGCGCCGTTCCTGAGCCCCGCGTGGCTGCAGATGGCGCTGCACTCCACCCTCTCCTGCTACATCGCCACGGGATTCGCCGCGGCGGGCGTCTACGCGCTGGGGATGCTGCGCGGCCGCCGCGACGCCTACCACCGCGCGGGGCTGACGCTGGCGCTCTCCGTCGGCACCGTGGCCGCGCTGCTGCAGCCGGTGAGCGGCCACATCTCCGCCGCGCACGTCGCGCGCAACCAGCCAGCGAAGCTCGCCGCTGCCGAGGCGCACTTCGAGACGCAGCGCGGCGCGCCGGTGATCGTCGGCGGCATCCCCGACATGGAGGCGCGGACGGTCCGCGGCGCCATCCGCATCCCCAGGCTCCTGAGCTTCCTGGCGACGGAGGACTTCGACGGCGAGGTGAAGGGGCTCGACGCCTTCCCGCGCGCGGAGTGGCCGAACGTCGCCATCGCGCACCTGGCGTTCGACGTGATGGTCGGCGCCGCCTTCGCGATGATCGGGCTGGGGGTGTGGTTCTGGGGGATGAGATGGAAGAAGCGCAAACCCGGCCGCTGGCTGCTGCGCGCGCTGGTGATCGGGTCGCCGCTGGGGATCGTGGCGCTGGAGGCGGGATGGATCGTGACGGAGGTCGGCCGCCAGCCGTGGATCGTGCGCGGCGTGATGCTCACGCGCGACGGCGTCACCCCCGCGGCCGGCGTCGCGGCGACGTTCTTCGGCTTCTCCGTGCTCTACCTGGTGCTGGGGACGGCGCTCGCGCTCCTGCTGCGCCGGCTCGCGACAGGCGCGCCGCCCGCCGCGGCGGCTCCACCGACGTCGGACGCGGAGGTGGCGCGTGCTGGCTGA
- a CDS encoding DsbA family oxidoreductase: MNIDLFADVACPWCWIGERRLRRALEARGVDATVRWRPYLLQRDLPPEGMAWNDFVERKFGGWARARPMFAQVQRGAEPEGIRYDFEAIGRAPNSRDAHRVILLAQDEGRLWEVADALYAAYFAEGRDVTDHAVLADVAAGAGLDAERVRTMLASQAYADAVAASQALADEIGVQGVPLAIFEGRFAVSGAQPPEVFETAIDRARGGQAEAA, from the coding sequence ATGAACATCGACTTGTTCGCGGACGTGGCGTGCCCGTGGTGCTGGATCGGCGAGCGGCGGCTGAGGCGGGCGCTGGAGGCGCGCGGCGTGGATGCGACGGTGCGCTGGCGGCCGTACCTGCTGCAGCGCGACCTCCCGCCCGAGGGGATGGCATGGAACGACTTCGTGGAGCGCAAGTTCGGCGGCTGGGCGCGCGCCCGGCCGATGTTCGCGCAGGTGCAGCGCGGCGCCGAGCCGGAGGGGATCCGCTACGACTTCGAGGCCATCGGCCGCGCGCCCAACAGCCGAGACGCGCATCGCGTGATCCTCCTGGCACAGGACGAGGGGCGGCTGTGGGAGGTGGCGGACGCGCTCTACGCGGCCTACTTCGCCGAAGGGCGTGACGTCACTGACCACGCGGTGCTGGCGGACGTCGCGGCGGGCGCGGGGCTCGATGCGGAGCGGGTGCGCACTATGCTCGCTTCGCAGGCGTACGCCGACGCGGTGGCGGCCAGCCAGGCGCTCGCCGACGAGATCGGCGTGCAGGGGGTGCCGCTGGCGATCTTCGAGGGCCGCTTCGCCGTCTCCGGCGCGCAGCCGCCCGAGGTGTTCGAGACGGCGATCGACCGCGCGCGCGGCGGCCAGGCAGAAGCAGCCTGA
- a CDS encoding putative toxin-antitoxin system toxin component, PIN family: MRILLDTNVLISAFISRGLCSRLLEHCAENHTLVTSEPIVEELREKMLRKFRMSPPAVERAIGTLFDGMEVIAPAPLETSVSRDPDDDVILASALAGACEIIISGDADLLDLTVYEGISILSPRHFWDLDANPQG, encoded by the coding sequence GTGAGAATCCTCCTGGATACGAACGTCCTAATTTCTGCATTCATCTCGCGTGGGCTCTGCAGCCGACTGCTCGAGCACTGCGCCGAGAATCACACGCTCGTCACGTCCGAACCCATCGTCGAGGAGCTTCGCGAGAAGATGCTGCGGAAGTTCCGCATGTCGCCGCCCGCTGTGGAGCGAGCGATCGGGACGCTGTTCGATGGGATGGAAGTCATCGCGCCAGCACCGCTCGAGACCTCTGTGTCGCGAGACCCGGACGATGACGTGATCCTCGCAAGCGCTTTGGCCGGCGCTTGTGAAATCATCATAAGCGGGGACGCCGATCTTCTCGACCTGACCGTCTACGAAGGCATCAGTATCCTGAGTCCAAGGCATTTCTGGGATCTCGACGCCAACCCCCAGGGGTGA